From one Gossypium hirsutum isolate 1008001.06 chromosome D08, Gossypium_hirsutum_v2.1, whole genome shotgun sequence genomic stretch:
- the LOC121202921 gene encoding protein SENESCENCE-ASSOCIATED GENE 21, mitochondrial: MACSLSNAKLFSTFVVDVISNVISRRGYAAASQGIVSSGIRGGAGRSAATVAKKTGEDMSGGAKEKVSWVPDPVTGCYRPENCPNEIDVAELRSMLLKKH; the protein is encoded by the exons ATGGCTTGCTCTCTCTCCAACGCTAAGCTTTTCTCTACTTTTGTCGTCGATGTAATCTCTAACGTTATCTCCAG aCGAGGATATGCGGCGGCATCACAAGGAATTGTGTCGAGTGGAATAAGAGGAGGAGCGGGAAGGAGCGCTGCTACGGTGGCCAAGAAAACAGGGGAAGATATGTCTGGCGGAGCTAAAGAGAAGGTTTCGTGGGTTCCCGACCCGGTTACCGGATGCTACAGACCCGAGAACTGTCCCAATGAGATCGACGTGGCCGAGCTCAGATCCATGCTCTTGAAGAAGCACTAA